A window of the Besnoitia besnoiti strain Bb-Ger1 chromosome VI, whole genome shotgun sequence genome harbors these coding sequences:
- a CDS encoding tetratricopeptide repeat-containing protein (encoded by transcript BESB_069500), translating into MTPVQPSGSRSASAASAPTKEAGSQAFESNRAQLAELFKAAFEGDVAKLEGLLCALASEGAGTRPASASPSRVSSLSAVARTRLASALPEFRDGRRRTALHFACAGGRRDAAALLLSLSPALAEARDEAQESPLFLLLRRGGGPPQNAPDADDAILNMLLERGADVNAKNADGLTPLHVAVGETDGEEGKEIAKKLISAGAQVNAPSTAFGSPLQHAVLSRRMATAELLLGEGADPNGFAQSDAGAASSGRKAPETRRLPPPLVFVSSAGDAAAVRLLLGAGADPNRVDADGWTALQCAAEAGSEACVKALLDAGADANVCTQGLTALDLALQYRHTEVAALLRSVTTRVGSAGEQAPKEAVAAERGAEKKEPATSEQACSVGAAFVAEYEAEEKPAELTEDEKLKIEETEQKKKHANRLVADGDYQQALADYLDALEICPRIQQTRHQRATLHANSCLMLLNLKLTPEKALEHAGRAVALDPEWVRGYYRAGQALVAMGDHAEAAQLFWQALLRDSGNEDIS; encoded by the exons atgACTCCAGTCCAGCCTTCGGGctcgcgctcggcctcggcggcgagtGCGCCGACGAAGGAGGCAGGCAGCCAGGCCTTTGAGTCGAatcgcgcgcagctcgcggagctGTTCAAAGCTGCCTTCGAGGGCGACGTCGCGAAGCTCGAGGGCCTGCTGTGCGCCTTggcgagcgagggcgcgggcacaaggccggcgtctgcgtctccttcgcgcgtgtcttctctctccgccgtgGCGCGGACTCGCTTAGCGTCGGCTCTTCCGGAGttccgcgacggccgccgccgcacagcgCTGCACTTTgcctgcgcgggcggccgcagagacgccgcggcgctgctgctgtcccTCTCCCCAGCGCTGGCTGAGGCCCGTGACGAGGCTCAGGAATCTCcgctttttctgcttctccgacgcggaggagggccgCCCCAGAATGCaccagacgccgacgacgccatCCTCAACATGCTCCTCGAACGAGGCGCAGACGTGAACGCGAAGAACGCCGACGGACTTACTCCCCTCCACGTCGCCGTTGGAGAGAccgacggagaggaggggaAGGAGATCGCCAAGAAACTCATCAGTGCTGGAGCCCAA GTCAACGCGCCTTCGACGGCGTTTgggtcgccgctgcagcacgcgGTTCTTTCGCGGCGCATGGCAACAGCGGAGCTGCTCCTGGGGGAGGGCGCAGATCCGAACGGCttcgcgcagagcgacgcgggcgccgcctcttccggTCGCAAGGCCCCGGAGACACGCagactgccgccgcccctcgtCTTTGTGagcagcgcgggcgacgcagcggccgtccgcctcctcctcggcgcgggaGCAGACCCCAACCGAGTCGACGCCGACGGCTGGACTGCGCTTCagtgcgccgcggaggccggcagcgaggcctgcgTCAAGGCCCTGctcgacgcgggcgccgacgccaaCGTCTGCACACAG GGCTTGACGGCCCTCGACCTCGCGCTTCAGTACAGACACACGGAggtcgctgcgctgctgagGAGCGTCACTACGCGCGTCGGCAGCGCGGGAGAacaggcgccgaaggaggcggtcgcggctgaGCGAGGCGCTGAGAAGAAG GagccggcgacgagcgagcAAGCGTGCAGCGTgggcgcggccttcgtggCAGAGTatgaggcggaggagaagccCGCGGAGCTCACTGAGGATGAGAAGCTGAAGATCGAGGAGACCgaacagaagaagaagcacgcAAATCGACTtgtcgcggacggcgactACCAGCAGGCTCTCGCCGATTACCTCGAT gcgctggagatCTGCCCGCGGATTCAGCAGACGCGGCACCAGCGGGCCACGCTGCATGCCAACAGCTGCCTGATGCTTCTCAACTTGAAGCTGACGCCTGAGAAGGCACTCGAGCACGCCGGACGG GCAGTTGCACTGGATCCCGAGTGGGTGCGCGGCTACTACCGCGCCGGTcaggcgctcgtcgccaTGGGCGACCAcgccgaagcggcgcagctctTTTGGCAGGCACTCCTGCGAGACTCCGGCAACGAAGACATCTCGTAA
- a CDS encoding putative 30S ribosomal protein S15 (encoded by transcript BESB_069510), with the protein MMRGGTRSTAARVASAVQPSSLPASNLPARQTKRGSSLFSRVPSCCVSSSPSPRSLSSRLFSSSSFAAAPLAAASSCSLSRGSDARVCGSLPALGAVSLRTDGPVSCLSGASWALWGATEQRRGVARLKSHRYGGVVALKTRAPKSPWYIEAEKEFLNERAQVPDAYIERWHGEDLAKLSPSLRRCLHLRCASSSQLHQWRKLQLCRLLQRRPFDTGSPAVQLACLTEKILNVRAHLLKFFRDQQKKKVLSIWISRRHRLMKYLYRVDYDLYKHVCQQLRIKCVRFAIPDSRDRQRAISPIAVDGDRCKFLIRQKLWKARFRPRQLKQADGKVVRYTRHPMEQPSSGWNLPKEHRPALSRAWPYGVREERLTGEYVIHNPTAAGLGHCPAPLFF; encoded by the exons ATGATGCGAGGCGGCACACGCAGCACTGCGGCGCGAGTGGCAAGCGCTGTGCAGCCCTCGTCGTTGCCGGCCTCCAACCTGCCAGCGCGGCAAACAAAAAGAGGCTCatcgcttttctctcgcgtccCCTCTTGTTGCGTGagctcttctccctctcctcgctccctcTCCAGTCGTCtgttctcttcctcttctttcgcggccgcccccttggcggctgcttcgtcttgctctctctcgcgcggctctgaCGCTCGTGTGTGCGGCTCGCTTCCTGCGCTTGGCGCCGTCTCGCTCCGCACCGACGGgcctgtctcctgtctctcggGCGCTAGTTGGGCTTTATGGGGTGCGACcgagcagaggcgcggcgtggcGCGCCTGAAGAGCCACCGCTACggaggcgtcgtcgcgctgaAAACCCGAGCGCCCAAGTCGCCGTGGTATATTGAGGCTGAGAAAGAGTTCCTCAACGAACGCGCGCAG GTCCCCGACGCGTATATCGAGCGGTGGCATGGCGAAGACCTCGCCaagctctcgccgtcgctgcggcgctgcctgcatttgcgctgcgcctcgagcaGCCAACTGCACCAGTGGCGGAAGCTGCAGCTctgtcgcctgctgcagcggcgcccatTCGACACAGGTAGCCCTGCTGTGCAAC TGGCCTGCCTGACGGAGAAGATCCTGAATGTACGTGCACATTTGCTCAAGTTTTTCCGCGaccagcagaagaagaaagtcCTCTCCATCTGGATCTcccgccgccaccgcctcATGAAGTACCTCTACAGGGTGGACTACGACCTCTACAAGCACGTCTGCCAGCAACTCC gcaTAAAGTGTGTTCGCTTCGCCATCCCTGACTCGAGAGATCGGCAGCGA GCAATTAGTCCGATTGCCGTCGACGGCGACCGGTGCAAGTTCCTCATTCGCCAGAAGCTGTGGAAAG CGCGATTTCGTCCGaggcagctgaagcaggcCGACGGGAAGGTGGTGCGCTACACGCGCCACCCCATGGAGCAGCCTTCGAGTGGATGGAACC TTCCCAAGGAGCACCGGCCGGCGCTGAGCCGCGCGTGGCCGTATGGTGTGCGCGAAGAGCGGCTGACAGGCGAGTACGTGATCCACAACCCGACGGCCGCCGGTCTGGGTCACTGTCCGGCGCCGCTGTTCTTCTGA
- a CDS encoding hypothetical protein (encoded by transcript BESB_069520), with protein sequence MEVSSALGAAHPAFFARVGATLSAAAAGESEPALVRALEVIDEVGVSHEKARLLAAIVEEKLRLSSDGPLLLAAIELVAMAVSNLGVDFARALDERFMRTMCKILRMTTLKKSLSRDVKRKINKLLIGSQSTNPGVATDPQLHRLKRKVLYLLQLWHDSFVMQQERLPAIFEAYRKLRAKGVEFPKVDPSMKFMVKNAEESPAFDPSLRTRRSAPSAPSARRPSSFSSSVSSARPIPPLTADEERSVRAALAFMQSARASTSPSTRRRAEACLEAGRPRLQRLVETLSAEDASLSANFSRLCELLDLVDRIDACLGGVQSRAQPAGKEGDATARDATRLRGEEGLQPEARLPSEAAGRPASARASQAFTTNDSGSQRQLHLKPPPPPSSSSSSSSSSVSSSSSSSSLSASSFPLRPPPCSGSAAAACAAPRPPAASPPQTQTRGVDLLELDDAFSFASSPATASASSPQPAASPQPCVPACASAACAAPPGASLDSLDTIFRVSSPPEAASSNLSFSAFPAPAAAPPNATLESLLALNAPAPPNPPRASCTPSFPAHASSSSSSSPSSFSGAGESSEPQRGMSRFDAFNDLVGDLPPPPSLSLFSLPALPASDAAQAPWAPFPSSDPASPAVAVPSASSSLASPSLFPPPPSLSSSSSEIASSLFPSSSSSSSALAASSIPSFSPSSSEIASSPFPSSSSSSALESSFFSSRSSSSSSSALAASSFPSSSSSSSPETAASFFSSSSLSSALGASFFPSCSSSSSSAVESSFFWSSSSSPPEIAPSLFSCSSASSPPSSSSFPPRSASAWLFLPATSAPSATDEWRASQGEPAQEAACGAAQGEEGREGDEKAETPPRAAGGQNASFPAETVTSRALCDPWAPGKACKEPSAPPEQQAPASLGSPPSADASSFPAFAADASALSDPFAECFATSGAPFSFPALSSASSSSSSSSTSPSCASSSSSSFSSSCSPFVSASLDPFAEASASGSSVPLPDEAPATFFSADFSPPCWVSAAPAPAAASATPRTFDFPEDARGDDAEGGDDGRVARLSGKGGASAAAQTEERETLTEAAPETREAAPPSEARLRFPGEENQQEWREEKRANLEQRQAEEAAPTMEASVLIEASAVAAQRGLESSASAAEAGGAALKGDSEDGRAGAAGGEKEEESDDAVERGDDGVLLEELQQQLEEMTQNFGVFDF encoded by the exons ATGGAGGTCTCTTCCGCTCTGGGGGCGGCGCACCCTGCGTTCTTCGCGCGGGTCGGTGCGAcgctctcggcggccgcggcaggcgagtcgGAGCCTGCGCTGGTGCGCGCCCTGGAGGTGATTGACGAGGTCGGCGTGAGccacgagaaggcgcggctaCTGGCTGCGATCGTTGAAGAGAAGCTGAGACTCTCTAGCGACGGCCCGCTGCTTCTGGCCGCCATCGAGCTCGTCGCCATGGCTGTCAGCAACCTCGGTGTCGacttcgcccgcgccctcgacgaACGATTCATGAGAACCATGTGCAAAATCCTCAGAATG ACGACCCTGAAgaagtctctctcgcgtgacGTCAAGAGGAAAATCAACAAGCTGCTCATCGG GTCTCAGAGCACAAATCCAGGTGTCGCGACAGATCCGCAGTTGCAC CGCCTCAAGCGGAAAGTCCTCTATCTTCTGCAGCTGTGGCATG acTCGTTCGTCATGCAGCAGGAACGCCTGCCTGCAATCTTTGAGGCGTATCGCAAGCTCCGTGCGAAAG GTGTCGAGTTTCCAAAGGTTGATCCGAGCATGAAGTTCATGGTGAAAAACGCCGAG gAGTCTCCGGCCTTCGATCCCTCTCTTCGAACGCGCCGATctgctccttccgcgccctctgcacGGCGAccgtcttctttttcgtcttcAGTTTCGTCCGCGCGACCGATTCCTCCCCTGACTGCAGACGAA GAGCGCTcagtccgcgcggcgctggcctTCATGCagtcggcgcgggcgagcacgtcgccgtcgacgcgcaggcgagcggaggcgtGTCTGGAGGccgggcgcccgcggctgcagcgactcGTTGAGACGCTCTCTGCCGAGGACGCGTCGCTTTCCGCGAACTTCTCGCGGCTATGCGAGCTGCTGGATCTCGTGGATCGCATCGATGcgtgcctcggcggcgtgcagagccgcgcgcagcccgccggcaaagaaggcgacgcgacTGCGCGggacgcgacgcgcctcagaggagaagaaggccttCAGCCGGAAGCGAGGCTGCCGAGCgaggctgcaggccgccccgcctccgccagagCCAGCCAAGCCTTCACCACGAACGACAGCGGCAGCCAGAGACAGCTCCATCTGaaaccgccgccgcccccctcctcatcctcttcttcgtcctcgtcttcggtctcttcttcttcctcttcttcatcgttgtcggcttcttccttccctctgcggccgcctccgtgCTCGgggagcgccgctgcggcgtgtgcggcgccccgtccgcccgctgcctctccgccacagacgcagacgcgcggcgtggACTTGCTCGAGCTCGAcgacgccttctccttcgcctcgtccccagcgaccgcgagcgcctcctctccccagcctgcggcgtctccccaGCCTTGCGTacctgcctgcgcctcggctgcctgcgccgccccgcccggcGCATCTCTCGACTCGCTTGACACGATTTTTAGGGTTTCGTCTCCTCCAGAGGCGGCATCGAGCAAcctgtctttctctgcgtttcctgcgccggcggccgccccgccgaATGCCACGTTGGAGTCCCTCTTGGCACTGAACGCCCCAGCGCCTCCCAAcccgccgcgagcctcctGCACGCCTTCGTTTCCAGCCcacgcttcttcttcatcttcgtcttcaccttcttctttttcaggggcgggggagagcagcgagccgcagcgcggcatGAGTCGCTTCGATGCCTTCAACGATCTCGTTGGAGaccttccgcctccgccgtcgctctcgctcttttctctgcctgCCTTGCctgcgagcgacgcagctcAGGCACCCTGGGCTCCGTTCCCTTCTTCCGaccccgcctcccccgctGTCGCAGTGCCTTCTGcatcctcgtcgctcgcgtctccaTCGTtgtttcctcctccgccttcgttatcttcctcttcttctgaaatcgcttcctctctgtttccttcttcttcttcctcttcatctgctCTTGCTGCATCGTCCATTCCTTCTTTctccccctcttcttctgagatcgcttcctcgccctttccttcctcttcctcgtcctctgcacTCGAGTCATCCTTCTTTTCGTCTCgttcatcttcttcctcgtcatCTGCTCTCGCTGCATCCTCctttccctcttcttcgtcttcctcttcaccTGAAACTGCTGCatccttcttttcctcttcttccctttcTTCTGCACTCGGCGCGTCCTTCTTTCCCTCCtgttcttcctcctcttcatctgcaGTCGAGTCATCCTTCTTTtggtcgtcttcgtcctctcccccAGAAATTGCTCCATCCCTCTTTTCCTgttcctctgcttcttcgcctccttcatcttcttcctttCCGCCACggtcggcctctgcgtggctGTTTCTTCCGGCGACttctgcgccctctgcgacTGACGAATGGAGAGCGAGTCAgggcgagcccgcgcaggaggccgcgTGCGGTGCTGcgcagggagaagagggaagagagggagacgagaaAGCCGAaaccccgccgcgcgctgcgggcggACAAAACGCGAGTTTTCCGGCCGAAACTGTGACaagccgcgccctctgcgaccCTTGGGCCCCGGGGAAGGCCTGCAAAGAACCAAGCGCCCCCCCCGAGCAGCAAGCGCCTGCGTCACTCggttcgcctccctccgcagacgcgtcgaGCTTCCCAGCCTTCGCTGCCGACGCCTCTGCTCTCTCGGATCCATTCGCGGAGTGCTTCGCCACCTCAGGTGCTCCCTTCTCCTTCcctgcgctctcctctgcttcctcttcttcctcctcttcctctacttctccttcctgtgcctcttcttcctcctcttccttctcatCCTCTTGTTCGCctttcgtctctgcgtctcttgatcccttcgcggaggcgagcgcgagcggctcttCTGTGCCTCTGCCGGATGAAGCGCCCGCCacgtttttttctgcagatTTTTCTCCTCCGTGCTGGGTGAGCGCCgctccggcgcctgcagcagcgtccGCTACTCCCCGCACGTTCGACTTCCCTGAAGACGCGCGGGGCGAtgacgcggagggaggcgacgacggcagagtcgcgcgcctgtccggaaagggcggcgccagcgccgccgctcagACAGAAGAAAGGGAGACCCTCACGGAAGCTgcgccagagacgcgcgaggccgcgccgccgtccgaAGCGCGGCTGCGGTTCCCGGGGGAGGAAAACCAGCAGGAGTGGCGAGAGGAAAAACGCGCCAACCTcgagcagagacaggcggaggaagctgcgCCGACGATGGAGGCGTCTGTGCTCATagaggcgtctgcggtggcggcgcagaggggactagagtcttctgcgtcagcggcagaggcgggaggcgcggcgctgaagggTGATTCGGAGGatgggcgcgcaggcgcggcaggaggggagaaggaagaagagtcAGACGACGCCGTGGagaggggcgacgacggcgtgcTCCtagaggagctgcagcagcagctcgaggaGATGACGCAGAACTTTGGAGTTTTTGACTTCTGA